A single genomic interval of Musa acuminata AAA Group cultivar baxijiao chromosome BXJ3-4, Cavendish_Baxijiao_AAA, whole genome shotgun sequence harbors:
- the LOC135636275 gene encoding DNA ligase 6-like isoform X2 — MATPPPPFSTSSLFLSSYRSFSAALPSPPPSPPLAFRLLSDGSQLPPVPSDFPLSKLIPRTRFVVDGFRSAGDFSVSYLLTHFHSDHYAGLGSAWCKGLIFCSATTARLLVEILNVSPFFVVSLSLGEFTEIDGWEVAAVDANHCPGAVQFLFRTRVCEGQRPERFIHTGDFRFHEQMRLDPVLCDFVGADAVFLDTTYCNPKFVFPSQEESVEYIVNTVKRFKEQNEGSGESVLFLIATYVIGKEKILLEISRRCGCLLQVDNRKMQVLSVLGFAGSGVFTEDASASDIHVIGWNVLGETWPYFRPNFVKMNEIMAERGYNKAVGFISTGWLNETKRDGFAVRVKDLLEIHLVPYSEHSNYNELREYVRFLRPKRVIPTVGMDVEKLDSKHALAMRKHFAGLVDETANKHDFLMAFHRKSEGADTSAGNDMTSNRNQQEDVDMVDNPTATSIRSCQQSDSQDLHMVNDEEMEGVVEDLQDCLPSWVKQDQVLDLLKRSNGDLVSAVSEFFEHETEFYKQANAGNISIASSCKSINTNLEPLLPLKSVGEAPESGRKNFLDQVKQSTNQNLRLLTPSLAKKRGLGGGNKKKKKAKGCSNLESSGGKQSTITNFFRRVASGASSSDTCAVTSNQQITIETHKEELDQFLQIINNGMPRKSAALLLEKVRGNIDVAVDMYYSGSSNILENEGNLLSEVLVSGVLVNKCTKKVSNSSEDKISLPTLYLQGSSREDKTPANVSLPIEKYSPIEHACWKAGEPAPYLHLALTFDLVEQVRGKIKTTSMLSNMFRSLLALSPGDVLPALYLCTNKIAADHENMELNVGGSLVVTALEEACGMNRSRIKEMYNTLGDLAQEIRQTQSLLAAPRTLSIHHLFCMLREISMITGTGSAVRRKNLIVNLMRSCREMEIKFLVRTLVRNLRIGAMMKTILPALAQAVVLNSHSPLQCVRISETTRLQLQGISAAVAEAYNVLPNLDLLIPSLLSKGIDFSAASLQMTPGTPIPPMLARITNGAMQVLKLFEGRAFTCEYKYDGQRAQIHRAADGSIRVFSRQMKETTSRFPDLIDTIKESCKHEVSTFILDAEVVAVDRKNGGKLMSFQELSSRERGNKDSSIKIDNIRVDICVFIFDIMFCNGERLLDFPLRQRRKYVKDLFYKEKMGYLEFAKEITVEADEACLNNQNTLSRINLFFKDACKSSCEGIMVKTLDIDAGYSASKRSEAWLKVKRDYIEGLGDSFDLVPIGAWYGNGRKAGWYSPFLMACYNPDTEEYQSICRVMSGFSDSFYLEMKEFFSGERLLLKKPSYYRTDESPDLWFPPELVWEIRGADLTISPVHHAAVGLVHPSRGISVRLPRYIRSLSDRKSEDCSTAADIACMYKAQTRKMEVFKED, encoded by the exons ATGGCCACTCCCCCTCCTCCTTTCTCCACAtcctccctcttcctctcctcctacCGCTCCTTTTCCGCCGCTCTCCCTTCCCCTCCACCCTCCCCTCCCCTCGCCTTccgcctcctctccgatggctccCAGCTCCCTCCGGTCCCCTCTGACTTCCCGCTCTCGAAGCTAATCCCCCGGACCCGTTTCGTCGTCGACGGCTTCCGCTCCGCCGGTGACTTCTCCGTCTCCTACTTGCTCACCCACTTCCACTCCGACCACTACGCCGGCCTCGGCAGTGCCTGGTGCAAAGGCCTTATCTTTTGCTCCGCCACCACCGCTCGCCTCCTCGTCGAGATCCTCAATGTGTCGCCTTTCTTCGTCGTCTCCCTGTCCTTAGGCGAGTTCACGGAGATCGACGGATGGGAGGTGGCCGCCGTCGACGCCAATCACTGCCCCGGCGCTGTCCAGTTCCTTTTCAGGACCCGTGTCTGCGAAGGGCAGCGACCGGAGAGGTTTATCCACACAGGCGATTTCCGTTTCCATGAACAGATGAGATTGGACCCTGTTTTATGCGATTTTGTTGGCGCGGATGCTGTTTTCCTTGACACAACGTATTGCAACCCCAAATTTGTCTTCCCCTCACAAGAGGAGTCAGTGGAATACATTGTCAACACAGTCAAAAGATTTAAGGAACAAAATGAGGGATCAGGTGAATCGGTTCTCTTCTTGATCGCAACTTATGTCATCGGGAAAGAGAAGATTTTGCTTGAGATTTCTCGTCGGTGTGGTTGCCTACTGCAAGTGGATAACAGGAAGATGCAGGTTTTGTCTGTTCTGGGGTTTGCTGGTTCAGGCGTTTTTACGGAGGATGCTTCAGCCAGTGACATCCACGTGATTGGTTGGAATGTGTTGGGTGAGACTTGGCCTTACTTCAGGCCTAATTTTGTGAAGATGAACGAGATCATGGCTGAGAGAGGATACAACAAGGCGGTGGGTTTCATTTCAACAGGGTGGCTGAACGAGACAAAGAGGGATGGATTTGCAGTGAGGGTTAAAGATCTACTCGAGATTCATCTAGTTCCATACAGCGAACATTCAAACTATAATGAATTAAGAGAATACGTGAGGTTCTTGAGGCCAAAACGGGTCATCCCAACTGTGGGAATGGATGTTGAAAAGCTAGACAGCAAGCATGCTTTAGCCATGAGGAAGCATTTTGCAGGGCTGGTTGATGAGACAGCAAACAAGCATGATTTTCTAATGGCTTTCCACCGGAAGTCAGAGGGTGCTGATACAAGTGCTGGGAATGACATGACAAGTAACAGAAACCAGCAAGAGGATGTGGACATGGTGGACAATCCAACTGCAACATCAATAAGGTCATGCCAGCAATCTGATTCACAGGATCTGCATATGGTGAATGATGAAGAAATGGAAGGAGTAGTTGAGGACCTTCAAGATTGCTTGCCGTCTTGGGTGAAACAGGATCAAGttttagatctgctgaaaaggTCAAATGGGGATCTTGTTAGTGCAGTTTCAGAATTTTTTGAGCATGAAACAGAATTCTATAAGCAAGCAAATGCTGGTAACATTTCTATTGCTAGCTCTTGTAAAAGCATTAACACTAACCTCGAGCCGTTGCTTCCTTTGAAGTCTGTCGGTGAAGCCCCTGAATCTGGTAGAAAGAATTTCCTTGATCAAGTGAAACAGTCAACCAACCAAAATTTACGCCTGCTTACTCCATCTCTGGCCAAAAAAAGGGGTTTAGGTGgtggaaacaagaaaaaaaagaaagcaaaaggtTGCTCAAATCTAGAATCAAGTGGAGGCAAACAATCTACCATCACAAATTTTTTCAGAAGAGTTGCATCGGGTGCTTCTTCCAGTGATACTTGTGCTGTTACTTCTAATCAGCAGATTACTATTGAAACACATAAAGAAGAGTTGGATCAGTTTCTCCAGATCATAAATAATGGCATGCCAAGAAAATCTGCTGCCTTATTGCTGGAGAAGGTTAGAGGAAATATTGACGTAGCAGTTGATATGTATTATAGTGGTTCCAGTAATATATTAGAGAATGAGGGGAATTTACTCTCGGAAGTTCTTGTCTCAGGTGTTCTTGTAAATAAGTGTACCAAAAAGGTAAGCAATTCTTCTGAAGACAAAATAAGCTTGCCAACATTGTATCTACAGGGAAGTTCAAGAGAAGACAAAACTCCAGCTAATGTATCATTACCTATTGAAAAATATTCTCCAATTGAGCATG CATGCTGGAAAGCTGGAGAACCTGCTCCCTACTTGCACCTGGCACTGACTTTTGATTTAGTGGAACAAGTAAGAGGCAAGATAAAGACCACATCTATGCTGAGTAATATGTTCAGAAG CTTGCTTGCTTTGTCTCCTGGTGATGTGCTGCCTGCTTTATATCTGTGCACAAACAAGATTGCTGCTGACCATGAAAACATG GAACTGAATGTTGGTGGAAGTTTGGTTGTAACTGCACTGGAAGAGGCTTGTGGCATGAACAGGTCCAGAATCAAAGAAATGTACAACACATTAGGTGATCTTG CACAAGAAATCCGGCAAACTCAGTCTTTACTTGCTGCTCCTCGTACACTTtcaattcatcatttattttgtatgCTTCGAGAGATCAG TATGATCACAGGTACTGGAAGTGCTGTCCGGAGGAAAAACCTTATTGTAAATCTCATGCGTTCTTGTAGAGAAATGGAAATAAAATTTCTTGTCAGAACCTTG GTTCGTAATCTGCGTATTGGAGCCATGATGAAGACCATTTTGCCAGCACTAGCACAAGCAGTGGTTCTGAACAGTCACTCCCCCTTACAATGTGTGAGAATTTCTGAGACCACTAGATTGCAGCTTCAG GGTATTTCTGCAGCAGTTGCTGAGGCATACAATGTGCTTCCGAATTTG GATTTgcttattccttctcttttgagcaAAGGCATAGATTTTTCTGCAGCTTCACTGCAAATGACACCTGGCACACCTATTCCACCTATGCTTGCCAG AATTACCAATGGTGCTATGCAAGTGCTGAAATTGTTTGAGGGTAGAGCTTTCACCTGTGAATATAA ATATGATGGTCAAAGGGCTCAAATTCACAGAGCAGCTGATGGATCTATACGAGTTTTTTCCCGACAAATGAAGGAAACAACGTCTAGATTCCCGGATTTAATAGATACAATTAAAGAATCATGTAAACATGAAGTTTCTACTTTTATATTGGATGCAGAG GTTGTTGCTGTGGATAGAAAGAATGGTGGGAAACTCATGTCTTTTCAAGAACTATCTTCACGGGAGAGAGGAAATAAAGATTCCTCGATAAAAATTGATAACATCAGA GTTGATATTTGCGTGTTCATCTTTGATATCATGTTTTGCAATGGAGAACG GTTGTTGGATTTTCCACTTCGTCAAAGGAGGAAGT ATGTGAAGGATTTGTTTTATAAGGAAAAGATGGGTTACTTGGAGTTTGCTAAGGAAATAACT GTGGAAGCAGATGAAGCATGTCTGAATAATCAAAACACATTGTCTAGAATAAActtatttttcaaagatgcatGTAAATCTTCTTGTGAAGGAATAATGGTGAAGACTTTGGATATTGATGCTGGATATTCTGCATCAAAACGTAGTGAGGCATGGTTAAAG GTAAAACGTGATTATATTGAAGGATTAGGTGACAGTTTTGATCTTGTTCCTATTGGTGCTTGGTATGGAAATGGTAGAAAAGCTGGATG GTACAGTCCTTTCCTTATGGCATGCTACAATCCTGATACGGAAGAATATCAAAGTATCTGCCGTGTTATGTCTGGTTTTTCGGATTCCTTCTATTTAGAG ATGAAGGAATTCTTTTCTGGCGAAAGATTATTGCTCAAGAAGCCATCTTACTATCGAACAGACGAGTCACCTGATCTATGGTTTCCCCCTGAGCTTGTGTGGGAAATACGAGGCGCGG ACCTCACAATCTCACCAGTTCACCATGCTGCTGTTGGCTTAGTCCACCCTTCTCGAGGTATCTCAGTGAGACTTCCAAGATACATACGTTCTTTGTCGGACAGGAAATCCGAAGACTGCAGCACTGCAGCTGATATCGCTTGCATGTACAAGGCTCAAACGAGAAAGATGGAGGTGTTCAAGGAAGATTAG
- the LOC135636275 gene encoding DNA ligase 6-like isoform X3, protein MATPPPPFSTSSLFLSSYRSFSAALPSPPPSPPLAFRLLSDGSQLPPVPSDFPLSKLIPRTRFVVDGFRSAGDFSVSYLLTHFHSDHYAGLGSAWCKGLIFCSATTARLLVEILNVSPFFVVSLSLGEFTEIDGWEVAAVDANHCPGAVQFLFRTRVCEGQRPERFIHTGDFRFHEQMRLDPVLCDFVGADAVFLDTTYCNPKFVFPSQEESVEYIVNTVKRFKEQNEGSGESVLFLIATYVIGKEKILLEISRRCGCLLQVDNRKMQVLSVLGFAGSGVFTEDASASDIHVIGWNVLGETWPYFRPNFVKMNEIMAERGYNKAVGFISTGWLNETKRDGFAVRVKDLLEIHLVPYSEHSNYNELREYVRFLRPKRVIPTVGMDVEKLDSKHALAMRKHFAGLVDETANKHDFLMAFHRKSEGADTSAGNDMTSNRNQQEDVDMVDNPTATSIRSCQQSDSQDLHMVNDEEMEGVVEDLQDCLPSWVKQDQVLDLLKRSNGDLVSAVSEFFEHETEFYKQANAGNISIASSCKSINTNLEPLLPLKSVGEAPESGRKNFLDQVKQSTNQNLRLLTPSLAKKRGLGGGNKKKKKAKGCSNLESSGGKQSTITNFFRRVASGASSSDTCAVTSNQQITIETHKEELDQFLQIINNGMPRKSAALLLEKVRGNIDVAVDMYYSGSSNILENEGNLLSEVLVSGVLVNKCTKKVSNSSEDKISLPTLYLQGSSREDKTPANVSLPIEKYSPIEHACWKAGEPAPYLHLALTFDLVEQVRGKIKTTSMLSNMFRSLLALSPGDVLPALYLCTNKIAADHENMELNVGGSLVVTALEEACGMNRSRIKEMYNTLGDLGDVAQEIRQTQSLLAAPRTLSIHHLFCMLREISMITGTGSAVRRKNLIVNLMRSCREMEIKFLVRTLVRNLRIGAMMKTILPALAQAVVLNSHSPLQCVRISETTRLQLQGISAAVAEAYNVLPNLDLLIPSLLSKGIDFSAASLQMTPGTPIPPMLARITNGAMQVLKLFEGRAFTCEYKYDGQRAQIHRAADGSIRVFSRQMKETTSRFPDLIDTIKESCKHEVSTFILDAEVVAVDRKNGGKLMSFQELSSRERGNKDSSIKIDNIRTWFYRLIFACSSLISCFAMENGCWIFHFVKGGSVEADEACLNNQNTLSRINLFFKDACKSSCEGIMVKTLDIDAGYSASKRSEAWLKVKRDYIEGLGDSFDLVPIGAWYGNGRKAGWYSPFLMACYNPDTEEYQSICRVMSGFSDSFYLEMKEFFSGERLLLKKPSYYRTDESPDLWFPPELVWEIRGADLTISPVHHAAVGLVHPSRGISVRLPRYIRSLSDRKSEDCSTAADIACMYKAQTRKMEVFKED, encoded by the exons ATGGCCACTCCCCCTCCTCCTTTCTCCACAtcctccctcttcctctcctcctacCGCTCCTTTTCCGCCGCTCTCCCTTCCCCTCCACCCTCCCCTCCCCTCGCCTTccgcctcctctccgatggctccCAGCTCCCTCCGGTCCCCTCTGACTTCCCGCTCTCGAAGCTAATCCCCCGGACCCGTTTCGTCGTCGACGGCTTCCGCTCCGCCGGTGACTTCTCCGTCTCCTACTTGCTCACCCACTTCCACTCCGACCACTACGCCGGCCTCGGCAGTGCCTGGTGCAAAGGCCTTATCTTTTGCTCCGCCACCACCGCTCGCCTCCTCGTCGAGATCCTCAATGTGTCGCCTTTCTTCGTCGTCTCCCTGTCCTTAGGCGAGTTCACGGAGATCGACGGATGGGAGGTGGCCGCCGTCGACGCCAATCACTGCCCCGGCGCTGTCCAGTTCCTTTTCAGGACCCGTGTCTGCGAAGGGCAGCGACCGGAGAGGTTTATCCACACAGGCGATTTCCGTTTCCATGAACAGATGAGATTGGACCCTGTTTTATGCGATTTTGTTGGCGCGGATGCTGTTTTCCTTGACACAACGTATTGCAACCCCAAATTTGTCTTCCCCTCACAAGAGGAGTCAGTGGAATACATTGTCAACACAGTCAAAAGATTTAAGGAACAAAATGAGGGATCAGGTGAATCGGTTCTCTTCTTGATCGCAACTTATGTCATCGGGAAAGAGAAGATTTTGCTTGAGATTTCTCGTCGGTGTGGTTGCCTACTGCAAGTGGATAACAGGAAGATGCAGGTTTTGTCTGTTCTGGGGTTTGCTGGTTCAGGCGTTTTTACGGAGGATGCTTCAGCCAGTGACATCCACGTGATTGGTTGGAATGTGTTGGGTGAGACTTGGCCTTACTTCAGGCCTAATTTTGTGAAGATGAACGAGATCATGGCTGAGAGAGGATACAACAAGGCGGTGGGTTTCATTTCAACAGGGTGGCTGAACGAGACAAAGAGGGATGGATTTGCAGTGAGGGTTAAAGATCTACTCGAGATTCATCTAGTTCCATACAGCGAACATTCAAACTATAATGAATTAAGAGAATACGTGAGGTTCTTGAGGCCAAAACGGGTCATCCCAACTGTGGGAATGGATGTTGAAAAGCTAGACAGCAAGCATGCTTTAGCCATGAGGAAGCATTTTGCAGGGCTGGTTGATGAGACAGCAAACAAGCATGATTTTCTAATGGCTTTCCACCGGAAGTCAGAGGGTGCTGATACAAGTGCTGGGAATGACATGACAAGTAACAGAAACCAGCAAGAGGATGTGGACATGGTGGACAATCCAACTGCAACATCAATAAGGTCATGCCAGCAATCTGATTCACAGGATCTGCATATGGTGAATGATGAAGAAATGGAAGGAGTAGTTGAGGACCTTCAAGATTGCTTGCCGTCTTGGGTGAAACAGGATCAAGttttagatctgctgaaaaggTCAAATGGGGATCTTGTTAGTGCAGTTTCAGAATTTTTTGAGCATGAAACAGAATTCTATAAGCAAGCAAATGCTGGTAACATTTCTATTGCTAGCTCTTGTAAAAGCATTAACACTAACCTCGAGCCGTTGCTTCCTTTGAAGTCTGTCGGTGAAGCCCCTGAATCTGGTAGAAAGAATTTCCTTGATCAAGTGAAACAGTCAACCAACCAAAATTTACGCCTGCTTACTCCATCTCTGGCCAAAAAAAGGGGTTTAGGTGgtggaaacaagaaaaaaaagaaagcaaaaggtTGCTCAAATCTAGAATCAAGTGGAGGCAAACAATCTACCATCACAAATTTTTTCAGAAGAGTTGCATCGGGTGCTTCTTCCAGTGATACTTGTGCTGTTACTTCTAATCAGCAGATTACTATTGAAACACATAAAGAAGAGTTGGATCAGTTTCTCCAGATCATAAATAATGGCATGCCAAGAAAATCTGCTGCCTTATTGCTGGAGAAGGTTAGAGGAAATATTGACGTAGCAGTTGATATGTATTATAGTGGTTCCAGTAATATATTAGAGAATGAGGGGAATTTACTCTCGGAAGTTCTTGTCTCAGGTGTTCTTGTAAATAAGTGTACCAAAAAGGTAAGCAATTCTTCTGAAGACAAAATAAGCTTGCCAACATTGTATCTACAGGGAAGTTCAAGAGAAGACAAAACTCCAGCTAATGTATCATTACCTATTGAAAAATATTCTCCAATTGAGCATG CATGCTGGAAAGCTGGAGAACCTGCTCCCTACTTGCACCTGGCACTGACTTTTGATTTAGTGGAACAAGTAAGAGGCAAGATAAAGACCACATCTATGCTGAGTAATATGTTCAGAAG CTTGCTTGCTTTGTCTCCTGGTGATGTGCTGCCTGCTTTATATCTGTGCACAAACAAGATTGCTGCTGACCATGAAAACATG GAACTGAATGTTGGTGGAAGTTTGGTTGTAACTGCACTGGAAGAGGCTTGTGGCATGAACAGGTCCAGAATCAAAGAAATGTACAACACATTAGGTGATCTTG GTGATGTAGCACAAGAAATCCGGCAAACTCAGTCTTTACTTGCTGCTCCTCGTACACTTtcaattcatcatttattttgtatgCTTCGAGAGATCAG TATGATCACAGGTACTGGAAGTGCTGTCCGGAGGAAAAACCTTATTGTAAATCTCATGCGTTCTTGTAGAGAAATGGAAATAAAATTTCTTGTCAGAACCTTG GTTCGTAATCTGCGTATTGGAGCCATGATGAAGACCATTTTGCCAGCACTAGCACAAGCAGTGGTTCTGAACAGTCACTCCCCCTTACAATGTGTGAGAATTTCTGAGACCACTAGATTGCAGCTTCAG GGTATTTCTGCAGCAGTTGCTGAGGCATACAATGTGCTTCCGAATTTG GATTTgcttattccttctcttttgagcaAAGGCATAGATTTTTCTGCAGCTTCACTGCAAATGACACCTGGCACACCTATTCCACCTATGCTTGCCAG AATTACCAATGGTGCTATGCAAGTGCTGAAATTGTTTGAGGGTAGAGCTTTCACCTGTGAATATAA ATATGATGGTCAAAGGGCTCAAATTCACAGAGCAGCTGATGGATCTATACGAGTTTTTTCCCGACAAATGAAGGAAACAACGTCTAGATTCCCGGATTTAATAGATACAATTAAAGAATCATGTAAACATGAAGTTTCTACTTTTATATTGGATGCAGAG GTTGTTGCTGTGGATAGAAAGAATGGTGGGAAACTCATGTCTTTTCAAGAACTATCTTCACGGGAGAGAGGAAATAAAGATTCCTCGATAAAAATTGATAACATCAGA ACATGGTTTTACAGGTTGATATTTGCGTGTTCATCTTTGATATCATGTTTTGCAATGGAGAACG GTTGTTGGATTTTCCACTTCGTCAAAGGAGGAAGT GTGGAAGCAGATGAAGCATGTCTGAATAATCAAAACACATTGTCTAGAATAAActtatttttcaaagatgcatGTAAATCTTCTTGTGAAGGAATAATGGTGAAGACTTTGGATATTGATGCTGGATATTCTGCATCAAAACGTAGTGAGGCATGGTTAAAG GTAAAACGTGATTATATTGAAGGATTAGGTGACAGTTTTGATCTTGTTCCTATTGGTGCTTGGTATGGAAATGGTAGAAAAGCTGGATG GTACAGTCCTTTCCTTATGGCATGCTACAATCCTGATACGGAAGAATATCAAAGTATCTGCCGTGTTATGTCTGGTTTTTCGGATTCCTTCTATTTAGAG ATGAAGGAATTCTTTTCTGGCGAAAGATTATTGCTCAAGAAGCCATCTTACTATCGAACAGACGAGTCACCTGATCTATGGTTTCCCCCTGAGCTTGTGTGGGAAATACGAGGCGCGG ACCTCACAATCTCACCAGTTCACCATGCTGCTGTTGGCTTAGTCCACCCTTCTCGAGGTATCTCAGTGAGACTTCCAAGATACATACGTTCTTTGTCGGACAGGAAATCCGAAGACTGCAGCACTGCAGCTGATATCGCTTGCATGTACAAGGCTCAAACGAGAAAGATGGAGGTGTTCAAGGAAGATTAG